Proteins found in one Salmo salar chromosome ssa26, Ssal_v3.1, whole genome shotgun sequence genomic segment:
- the LOC106587614 gene encoding DEP domain-containing protein 7 isoform X1, which produces MLHKPRGEQGMAGKPFRATFIWSSIITNLQQRVQVKRHRHKLKTYHDCFLGSEAVDVVLAHVIQSRFCGDAEVPRSKAVRLCQALMDSRVFEAVGTNVFGNKEKRRATFEDSSCSLYRLLPLPSSPTTMTSSHSTSTITIESGYDSPSKHRNSYSPPLRRKEDQYSNNHSPVKTDKSLEDVLENLNITSTITPQMIILGLSQQLVGEVWRQQTVFRLLQLIDLPLLESLLEGEERPRPPLHSMDSDPDLLYTSSYLDREVLKAFSEAQADEWLSAAVDCLEFLPDDLVVEVSRGLPRCGEDQGQCKRLVYGILAQHYGETQHPPLLSNHVFDIHSSISELLVNGKREQALEALQLCLKLQDSRSKEELRRLLRFMAVAAKPQEVKLHKEVENRMAVKRSFSSAIVYSVRLAKGKVDLLVLFMVENHCDVFKIPVSLHKLVSDRLTNIVKGKDPQVLTGSTYCRRVNGKAYVESKQKTTKEELWALLKTIHENPKLSNKEKRRLLGQFYKGHPEIFVQYFGSRLSSDDL; this is translated from the exons GAGAGCAGGGCATGGCCGGTAAGCCGTTCCGGGCCACCTTCATCTGGAGCAGCATCATCACCAACCTCCAGCAGCGCGTCCAGGTCAAGCGCCACCGTCATAAGCTCAAGACCTACCATGACTGTTTCCTGGGGTCAGAGGCTGTGGACGTGGTGCTGGCCCATGTCATCCAGTCACGGTTCTGCGGCGATGCCGAGGTGCCTCGCTCCAAGGCCGTACGTCTCTGCCAGGCCCTGATGGACTCGCGGGTGTTCGAGGCGGTGGGCACCAACGTTTTTGGGAATAAGGAGAAGAGGCGTGCCACCTTCGAGGACAGTAGCTGTAGTCTGTACCGGTTGCTTCCGCTTCCGTCTAGTCCCACTACCATGACCAGCTCGCACTCGACGAGCACCATCACCATCGAGAGTGGATACGACTCGCCGAGCAAACACCGGAACAGCTACAGCCCACCTCTCAGACG TAAAGAGGACCAGTACTCCAACAACCACTCTCCGGTCAAAACAGACAAATCACTAGAGGACGTGTTGGAGAACCTCAACATCACCTCAACCATCACCCCACAGATGATCATCCTCGGCCTCTCACAGCAGT TGGTGGGCGAGGTGTGGCGCCAGCAGACGGTGTTCAGGCTGCTACAGCTGATAGACCTCCCCCTTCTGGAGAGTCTGTTGGAGGGAGAGGAGCGGCCCAGGCCCCCTCTACACAGCATGGACAGTGACCCAGACCTGCTCTACACATCCAGCTACCTGGACAGAGAAGTCCTGAAGGCCTTCAGCGAAGCACA ggctgatGAGTGGTTGTCGGCGGCGGTGGACTGTCTGGAGTTCCTGCCAGATGACTTGGTGGTTGAGGTGAGCAGGGGTCTGCCCCGCTGCGGTGAGGACCAGGGCCAGTGTAAGAGACTGGTGTATGGGATCCTGGCCCAGCACTACGGAGAGACACAGCACCCTCCACTACTCAGCAACCACGTCTTCGACATCCACTCCAGCATCTCTGAACTACTGG TGAATGGGAAGAGGGAGCAGGCTCTAGAGGCcctacagctgtgtctgaaaCTACAGGACTCTCGCAGTAAAGAGGAACTACGCAGACTTCTGCGATTCATGGCTGTCGCTGCCAAACCACAGGAGGTCAAACTGCACAAAgag gtagagaacaggatggCGGTGAAGAGGTCTTTCTCTAGTGCCATCGTCTACAGCGTGAGACTGGCCAAGGGGAAGGTTGACCTACTGGTGCTGTTTATGGTGGAAAACCACTGTGACGTCTTCAAG ATTCCAGTGTCATTGCACAAACTTGTGAGCGATAGACTGACCAACATTGTGAAGGGGAAAGACCCACAAGTCTTAACAG GCTCTACATATTGCAGGCGAGTCAATGGAAAAGCGTACGTGGAGAGCAAACAGAAGACGACCAAAGAGGAACTATGGGCCCTACTGAAGACAATCCACGAGAACCCCAAACTGTCCAACAAAGAGAAGAGACGCTTGCTAGGACAGTTCTACAAGGGGCATCCTGAGATCTTTGTCCAGTACTTTGGAAGCAGATTGTCAAGTGATGATCTGTAG
- the LOC106587614 gene encoding DEP domain-containing protein 7 isoform X2: protein MAGKPFRATFIWSSIITNLQQRVQVKRHRHKLKTYHDCFLGSEAVDVVLAHVIQSRFCGDAEVPRSKAVRLCQALMDSRVFEAVGTNVFGNKEKRRATFEDSSCSLYRLLPLPSSPTTMTSSHSTSTITIESGYDSPSKHRNSYSPPLRRKEDQYSNNHSPVKTDKSLEDVLENLNITSTITPQMIILGLSQQLVGEVWRQQTVFRLLQLIDLPLLESLLEGEERPRPPLHSMDSDPDLLYTSSYLDREVLKAFSEAQADEWLSAAVDCLEFLPDDLVVEVSRGLPRCGEDQGQCKRLVYGILAQHYGETQHPPLLSNHVFDIHSSISELLVNGKREQALEALQLCLKLQDSRSKEELRRLLRFMAVAAKPQEVKLHKEVENRMAVKRSFSSAIVYSVRLAKGKVDLLVLFMVENHCDVFKIPVSLHKLVSDRLTNIVKGKDPQVLTGSTYCRRVNGKAYVESKQKTTKEELWALLKTIHENPKLSNKEKRRLLGQFYKGHPEIFVQYFGSRLSSDDL, encoded by the exons ATGGCCGGTAAGCCGTTCCGGGCCACCTTCATCTGGAGCAGCATCATCACCAACCTCCAGCAGCGCGTCCAGGTCAAGCGCCACCGTCATAAGCTCAAGACCTACCATGACTGTTTCCTGGGGTCAGAGGCTGTGGACGTGGTGCTGGCCCATGTCATCCAGTCACGGTTCTGCGGCGATGCCGAGGTGCCTCGCTCCAAGGCCGTACGTCTCTGCCAGGCCCTGATGGACTCGCGGGTGTTCGAGGCGGTGGGCACCAACGTTTTTGGGAATAAGGAGAAGAGGCGTGCCACCTTCGAGGACAGTAGCTGTAGTCTGTACCGGTTGCTTCCGCTTCCGTCTAGTCCCACTACCATGACCAGCTCGCACTCGACGAGCACCATCACCATCGAGAGTGGATACGACTCGCCGAGCAAACACCGGAACAGCTACAGCCCACCTCTCAGACG TAAAGAGGACCAGTACTCCAACAACCACTCTCCGGTCAAAACAGACAAATCACTAGAGGACGTGTTGGAGAACCTCAACATCACCTCAACCATCACCCCACAGATGATCATCCTCGGCCTCTCACAGCAGT TGGTGGGCGAGGTGTGGCGCCAGCAGACGGTGTTCAGGCTGCTACAGCTGATAGACCTCCCCCTTCTGGAGAGTCTGTTGGAGGGAGAGGAGCGGCCCAGGCCCCCTCTACACAGCATGGACAGTGACCCAGACCTGCTCTACACATCCAGCTACCTGGACAGAGAAGTCCTGAAGGCCTTCAGCGAAGCACA ggctgatGAGTGGTTGTCGGCGGCGGTGGACTGTCTGGAGTTCCTGCCAGATGACTTGGTGGTTGAGGTGAGCAGGGGTCTGCCCCGCTGCGGTGAGGACCAGGGCCAGTGTAAGAGACTGGTGTATGGGATCCTGGCCCAGCACTACGGAGAGACACAGCACCCTCCACTACTCAGCAACCACGTCTTCGACATCCACTCCAGCATCTCTGAACTACTGG TGAATGGGAAGAGGGAGCAGGCTCTAGAGGCcctacagctgtgtctgaaaCTACAGGACTCTCGCAGTAAAGAGGAACTACGCAGACTTCTGCGATTCATGGCTGTCGCTGCCAAACCACAGGAGGTCAAACTGCACAAAgag gtagagaacaggatggCGGTGAAGAGGTCTTTCTCTAGTGCCATCGTCTACAGCGTGAGACTGGCCAAGGGGAAGGTTGACCTACTGGTGCTGTTTATGGTGGAAAACCACTGTGACGTCTTCAAG ATTCCAGTGTCATTGCACAAACTTGTGAGCGATAGACTGACCAACATTGTGAAGGGGAAAGACCCACAAGTCTTAACAG GCTCTACATATTGCAGGCGAGTCAATGGAAAAGCGTACGTGGAGAGCAAACAGAAGACGACCAAAGAGGAACTATGGGCCCTACTGAAGACAATCCACGAGAACCCCAAACTGTCCAACAAAGAGAAGAGACGCTTGCTAGGACAGTTCTACAAGGGGCATCCTGAGATCTTTGTCCAGTACTTTGGAAGCAGATTGTCAAGTGATGATCTGTAG